One Syntrophaceae bacterium DNA window includes the following coding sequences:
- a CDS encoding peptidoglycan DD-metalloendopeptidase family protein, producing MPKHFYTLLIIPHKKKDSVKKFLATPRHFRLATAVSAVLFFFLGYCAVDYLTIKLEQWELANLRQLTSTQQEQIDTLQEKVSFFERKLAELKQVDEKIRAMASEVTGKSRKQTKDQAAASREQLLGVGGPMPAGEAGADKLTNLNRHMDRLLEDAAARERSLAELQEFLRAQRSIAAVTPSTWPVTGWVTSEFGPRTNPFGSRREFHTGIDIATKLGAPIQAPADGIVTSVEKRPDLGLLIQIEHGRGISTLYAHLFRAAVSKGQVVRRGEVIGYVGNSGRSTGAHLHYSVSLNGVYVNPRKYLR from the coding sequence ATGCCGAAGCATTTTTACACCCTCTTAATCATTCCGCATAAGAAGAAAGACTCCGTCAAGAAGTTCCTCGCCACGCCTCGTCATTTCCGCCTCGCAACGGCCGTTTCGGCGGTCCTGTTCTTTTTCCTCGGCTACTGCGCAGTCGATTACCTGACGATCAAGCTGGAACAGTGGGAACTTGCCAATCTGCGGCAGCTCACATCGACCCAGCAGGAGCAGATAGACACCCTGCAGGAGAAGGTTTCCTTCTTCGAGCGGAAACTCGCGGAACTCAAGCAGGTGGACGAAAAGATCCGCGCCATGGCGAGCGAGGTGACCGGGAAGTCCCGCAAGCAGACGAAAGATCAGGCGGCTGCATCCCGCGAACAGCTCCTCGGGGTCGGAGGGCCGATGCCGGCAGGGGAGGCCGGGGCCGACAAGCTGACGAACCTCAACCGCCACATGGACCGCCTGCTCGAGGACGCCGCGGCACGGGAGCGGAGTCTCGCCGAGCTGCAGGAGTTTCTACGTGCCCAAAGGTCCATAGCGGCGGTGACGCCCTCGACATGGCCTGTCACCGGTTGGGTGACCTCAGAATTCGGTCCCAGGACCAACCCCTTCGGCAGCAGGCGGGAGTTTCACACGGGAATCGACATCGCAACCAAGCTCGGCGCCCCCATACAGGCCCCGGCAGACGGGATCGTGACCAGCGTGGAGAAGAGGCCCGACCTGGGCCTGCTCATCCAGATCGAGCACGGAAGGGGCATCTCGACCCTCTATGCCCACCTCTTCCGCGCCGCGGTGAGCAAGGGGCAGGTGGTCAGGCGGGGCGAGGTCATCGGGTACGTGGGCAACTCGGGCCGCAGCACCGGCGCACACCTGCACTATTCCGTGAGCCTCAACGGCGTCTACGTAAACCCCAGGAAGTATCTGCGCTGA